A genomic region of Parambassis ranga chromosome 7, fParRan2.1, whole genome shotgun sequence contains the following coding sequences:
- the LOC114438918 gene encoding uncharacterized protein LOC114438918 isoform X1: protein MEGASLGLHHYQSNTQDNLQPSKVLVTTFKDKTEVAKNIFHVNSAKDLIDQSLAQQTGCVLDRLLKYNTDFMEYIDVDMNEEELKDLDRYHIFLSTQGTQVECVEANQNQAQPHTEGAGGQWETEPSASEACQSGPLEKCQGENDGVHRFDAANLVVLINNKAPSVLAEYEKSGTLSLASRKLLVRTGVSDLVERRGFYPSNADKLMLAKSITTIFPSLKIKIQEANEGFEHFYDPVSHCGFIELKLRNLRRNLHEDQRRYRKRGKSSEASGVAITLQAISEGEEESAKDWITATKRIRPSPENLTSIKMGMQKTFNNRRFWISSQSPTVEEILQEYPRFVDMPYLIDAEFARMFPGKEDLFLRKWEGHIVPKLLKVATLENENDPSEPSVGEEIDESRCFRALKLLTRYLPPTASGRSKGWTKCSVKSALSYILEVKPTGTSIPSLLQGSLEAAAGAAGVHQPKLVCIGHPSTTAQYIIVARNDKVAIPLQDEGLTCALDKLFKMLWVCNVAYPVQLESVYSFFEHVYDMPISGAKRSKVLELIAKLQALV, encoded by the exons ATGGAGGGTGCCTCGCTTGGTCTGCACCACTACCAATCG AACACACAGGATAACCTGCAACCCAGCAAAGTCCTTGTAACCACTTTTAAAGATAAGACAGAAGTTgctaaaaacattttccatgttaaCAGTGCCAAGGATCTCATTGATCAAAGCCTAGCCCAGCAAACTGGCTGTGTGCTTGACAGGTTGTTAAAGTATAATACTGATTTCATGGAATACATTGATGTTGACATGAATGAGGAGGAACTGAAGGATTTGGATAGATATCACATCTTTCTATCAACACAAGGGACCCAAGTTGAATGTGTGGAGGCAAATCAAAATCAG GCTCAACCACACACTGAAGGTGCAGGCGGTCAATGGGAG acTGAACCTAGTGCTAGTGAAGCTTGTCAGAGTGGTCCACTGGAG AAATGCCAAGGAGAAAATGATGGCGTGCACAGATTTGATGCAGCCAATCTGGTGGTGCTAATTAATAACAAAGCCCCAAGTGTACTTGCCGAATATGAAAAATCTGGAACGCTCTCTCTGGCATCCAGAAAACTCCTTGTGAGAACAGGTGTCAGCGATCTGGTTGAGCGACGGGGATT TTACCCCTCCAATGCTGACAAACTGATGTTGGCTAAAAGCATAACAACAATCTTCCCATCATTAAAGATCAAGATACAAGAGGCGAATGAAGGATTT GAGCACTTTTATGATCCAGTGTCCCACTGTGGATTCATTGAGTTGAAACTGAGGAACCTGCGGAGAAACCTTCATGAAGATCAGAGACGCTATCGCAAACGCGGAAAGTCCAGTGAGGCTTCTGGAGTAGCTATAACATTACAAGCAATTTCAGAAGGGGAAGAAGAGTCCGCCAAGGATTGGATAACAGCTACCAAAAGGATCAGACCATCTCCTGAGAACCTCACATCTATCAAAATGGGCATGCAGAAAACCTTTAACAACCGCAGGTTCTGGATCTCAAGCCAGTCACCAACAGTAGAAGAGATTCTCCAGGAGTACCCTCGCTTTGTAGACATGCCATATTTG ATTGATGCAGAGTTTGCGAGAATGTTTCCGGGCAAGGAAGACCTCTTCCTCCGGAAATGGGAAGGGCATATTGTTCCGAAACTCCTGAAAGTGGCTAcacttgaaaatgaaaatgacccTAGTGAGCCGTCAGTTGGTGAGGAGATTGATG AGTCACGTTGTTTCAGAGCCCTAAAGTTACTCACCCGTTATCTACCTCCGACTGCATCAGGGAGGAGCAAAGGATGGACAAAATGCAGTGTCAAATCAGCCCTGTCCTACATCTTGGAAGTGAAACCG ACTGGAACGAGTATCCCCAGCCTTCTACAAGGATCGTTAGAAGCCGCAGCCGGAGCAGCAGGAGTCCACCAGCCCAAGCTTGTGTGTATAGGACATCCCAGTACAACAGCTCAGTACATAATTGTGGCAAGGAATGACAAAGTCGCCATTCCACTTCAAGATGAAGGGTTGACATGCGCCCTGGACAAGCTGTTCAAAATGTTGTGGGTTTGCAACGTAGCCTATCCTGTCCAACTTGAGTCAGTGTATTCTTTTTTTGAGCATGTTTATGACATGCCAATCTCAGGTgcaaagaggtcaaaggtttTGGAGTTAATTGCCAAGCTTCAGGCATTGGTATAA
- the LOC114439200 gene encoding charged multivesicular body protein 4b-like — MSLFGKIFGGGGKGGKGPSAQEAIQKLRETEEMLTKKQEFLEKKIEQELQIAKKNGTKNKRAALQALKRKKRYEKQLAQIDGTLSTIEFQREALENANTNTEVLKNMGLAAKAMKSTHEKLDIDKVDELMQDITEQQELAQEISDAISKPVGFGEEFDEDELLAELDELEQEELDKNLLEIGGPESTPLPNVPSTSLPSRPAKKEEDEDDIEDLQRWAMEAM; from the exons ATGTCGTTGTTTGGCAAAATATTTGGAGGAGGGGGAAAAGGAGGAAAGGGACCGAGTGCACAGGAGGCGATCCAGAAGCTCCGAGAGACCGAGGAGATGCTAACGAAGAAACAGGAATTTTTAGAAAAGAAGATCGAGCAGGAACTGCAAATCGCCAAGAAAAACGGCACGAAAAACAAGAGAG cGGCACTGCAGGCTTTGAAAAGAAAGAAGCGTTATGAGAAGCAGCTCGCTCAGATCGACGGGACATTGTCGACCATCGAGTTCCAGAGAGAGGCTCTGGAGAATGCCAACACTAACACTGAAGTGCTTAAGAACATGGGCCTCGCTGCCAAGGCCATGAAAAGTACTCATGAAAAACT GGACATTGACAAGGTGGATGAGCTGATGCAGGATATTACAGAACAGCAGGAGCTGGCCCAGGAAATATCCGATGCCATCTCTAAACCTGTTGGTTTTGGAGAGGAGTTCGATGAG GATGAGCTTCTGGCAGAGCTGGATGAGCTGGAACAAGAGGAGTTGGACAAAAACTTGCTGGAGATCGGAGGACCAGAGAGCACCCCCCTCCCCAACGTGCCTTCTACTTCATTACCTTCCAGACCTG CcaagaaagaggaggatgaggatgacatAGAAGACCTGCAGCGCTGGGCGATGGAAGCCATGTAA
- the eif2s2 gene encoding eukaryotic translation initiation factor 2 subunit 2: protein MSGDEMIFDPNMTKKKKKKKKPFMLDEDGGEGIGGEESKEVEAKEVEPEAGDEKEMDLDEDEGRKKEPSDDLNDLNFFNQKKKKKKPKKVFDNDIEEGLKELKIEGEQTEVVEEDNLDLVLPTKKKKTKKVDFDEGETLEKEDALEDDEGKNNDGISFSSSTGPAWAGSERDYTYDELLTRVFNIMREKNPDMVAGEKRKFVMKPPQVVRVGTKKTSFVNFTDICKLLHRQPKHLLAFLLAELGTSGSIDGNNQLVIKGRFQQKQIENVLRRYIKEYVTCHTCRSPETILQKDTRLYFLQCETCHSRCSVASIKTGFQAVTGKRAQLRAKAN from the exons ATGTCAGGAGACGAG ATGATTTTCGATCCCAAcatgacaaagaagaagaagaagaagaagaagccctTCATGCTGgatgaggatggaggagagggaaTAGGCGGAGAGGAGTCTAAAGAGGTGGAGGCAAAGGAGGTAGAACCAGAGGCTGGAGATGAGAAGGAGATGGATCTAGATGAAGATGAGGGCAGGAAGAAAG AGCCGTCTGATGATTTGAACGACCTGAACTTCTTCaaccagaagaaaaagaagaaaaaacctaaaaaagtCTTTGACAATGACATCGAAGAGGGATTAAAG GAGCTGAAAATTGAAGGAGAACAGACAGAGGTGGTGGAAGAGGACAACCTGGATCTGGTGCTTCctaccaaaaaaaagaagacaaagaaggTCGACTTTGATGAGGGAGAGACACTAGAAAAGGAGGATG CactggaggatgatgagggaaaAAACAACGATGGAATCTCATTCAGCTCCTCCACAGGACCGGCCTGGGCTGGCTCAGAAAGAGACTACACATATGATGAG CTTCTCACCCGAGTCTTCAACATCATGAGGGAGAAGAACCCAGACATGGTGGctggagagaagaggaagtTTGTGATGAAGCCTCCTCAGGTGGTCCGAGTGGGAACCAAGAAAACCTCGTTCGTTAACTTCACAGACATATGCAAACT GTTGCATCGTCAGCCTAAACATCTCCTCGCTTTTTTGCTGGCTGAGCTGGGAACAAG TGGCTCCATAGATGGAAATAACCAACTTGTGATCAAAGGCAGATTTCAACAGAAACAGATAGAAAATGTGTTGAGAAGATATATCA AGGAATATGTGACGTGTCACACCTGCCGCTCCCCAGAGACCATCCTTCAGAAGGATACTCGTCTCTATTTCCTGCAGTGCGAGACATGTCACTCCCGCTGCTCTGTCGCCAGCATCAAGACCGGTTTCCAGGCTGTGACTGGCAAGAGAGCACAGCTTCGCGCCAAAGCCAACTAA
- the LOC114438918 gene encoding uncharacterized protein LOC114438918 isoform X2 produces MEYIDVDMNEEELKDLDRYHIFLSTQGTQVECVEANQNQAQPHTEGAGGQWETEPSASEACQSGPLEKCQGENDGVHRFDAANLVVLINNKAPSVLAEYEKSGTLSLASRKLLVRTGVSDLVERRGFYPSNADKLMLAKSITTIFPSLKIKIQEANEGFEHFYDPVSHCGFIELKLRNLRRNLHEDQRRYRKRGKSSEASGVAITLQAISEGEEESAKDWITATKRIRPSPENLTSIKMGMQKTFNNRRFWISSQSPTVEEILQEYPRFVDMPYLIDAEFARMFPGKEDLFLRKWEGHIVPKLLKVATLENENDPSEPSVGEEIDESRCFRALKLLTRYLPPTASGRSKGWTKCSVKSALSYILEVKPTGTSIPSLLQGSLEAAAGAAGVHQPKLVCIGHPSTTAQYIIVARNDKVAIPLQDEGLTCALDKLFKMLWVCNVAYPVQLESVYSFFEHVYDMPISGAKRSKVLELIAKLQALV; encoded by the exons ATGGAATACATTGATGTTGACATGAATGAGGAGGAACTGAAGGATTTGGATAGATATCACATCTTTCTATCAACACAAGGGACCCAAGTTGAATGTGTGGAGGCAAATCAAAATCAG GCTCAACCACACACTGAAGGTGCAGGCGGTCAATGGGAG acTGAACCTAGTGCTAGTGAAGCTTGTCAGAGTGGTCCACTGGAG AAATGCCAAGGAGAAAATGATGGCGTGCACAGATTTGATGCAGCCAATCTGGTGGTGCTAATTAATAACAAAGCCCCAAGTGTACTTGCCGAATATGAAAAATCTGGAACGCTCTCTCTGGCATCCAGAAAACTCCTTGTGAGAACAGGTGTCAGCGATCTGGTTGAGCGACGGGGATT TTACCCCTCCAATGCTGACAAACTGATGTTGGCTAAAAGCATAACAACAATCTTCCCATCATTAAAGATCAAGATACAAGAGGCGAATGAAGGATTT GAGCACTTTTATGATCCAGTGTCCCACTGTGGATTCATTGAGTTGAAACTGAGGAACCTGCGGAGAAACCTTCATGAAGATCAGAGACGCTATCGCAAACGCGGAAAGTCCAGTGAGGCTTCTGGAGTAGCTATAACATTACAAGCAATTTCAGAAGGGGAAGAAGAGTCCGCCAAGGATTGGATAACAGCTACCAAAAGGATCAGACCATCTCCTGAGAACCTCACATCTATCAAAATGGGCATGCAGAAAACCTTTAACAACCGCAGGTTCTGGATCTCAAGCCAGTCACCAACAGTAGAAGAGATTCTCCAGGAGTACCCTCGCTTTGTAGACATGCCATATTTG ATTGATGCAGAGTTTGCGAGAATGTTTCCGGGCAAGGAAGACCTCTTCCTCCGGAAATGGGAAGGGCATATTGTTCCGAAACTCCTGAAAGTGGCTAcacttgaaaatgaaaatgacccTAGTGAGCCGTCAGTTGGTGAGGAGATTGATG AGTCACGTTGTTTCAGAGCCCTAAAGTTACTCACCCGTTATCTACCTCCGACTGCATCAGGGAGGAGCAAAGGATGGACAAAATGCAGTGTCAAATCAGCCCTGTCCTACATCTTGGAAGTGAAACCG ACTGGAACGAGTATCCCCAGCCTTCTACAAGGATCGTTAGAAGCCGCAGCCGGAGCAGCAGGAGTCCACCAGCCCAAGCTTGTGTGTATAGGACATCCCAGTACAACAGCTCAGTACATAATTGTGGCAAGGAATGACAAAGTCGCCATTCCACTTCAAGATGAAGGGTTGACATGCGCCCTGGACAAGCTGTTCAAAATGTTGTGGGTTTGCAACGTAGCCTATCCTGTCCAACTTGAGTCAGTGTATTCTTTTTTTGAGCATGTTTATGACATGCCAATCTCAGGTgcaaagaggtcaaaggtttTGGAGTTAATTGCCAAGCTTCAGGCATTGGTATAA